Sequence from the Muntiacus reevesi chromosome 9, mMunRee1.1, whole genome shotgun sequence genome:
actatcatttctCCACAATCTCACCCTTTCACTATTTGCTTATCTAGAAAAATCTGGCAATGCAGTGATTAAATGTACAGGCATTGGGATCAATTAGACTTGAGTTTGTATGTTGGATAGCTCATACTatttgtcaaattttaaaaagtcacattttaacTGTAAattagattgtgtgtgtgtgagtctgtgtgcatgcagtctgtatcttcctgctaatatctattcatttatctatCCTCTATTATCAGTACCATCtgttatctatatatctatctctCCATCTATGAAACAAATTACAAATAAGTAGTAAATTTAAGCTGTTAACTAATTCAGGAGATCCGTTAGTCATCATACAATACAGTGATTTACATGTGTGTGTTGATATGTAGATCTACATCTATATCTATACATCTTATTTTACTGTGTGAGTAAGGTATTGACAAACACAAATAATTTAAGGAGCAGACATGTAAAATAATATGTTTCAGGGCTGAGAGGAAGATGATAGAGAGTGGTGGTTACCAAGAATGGGTTCCTTTCTCAAATCTTTTGAAATACAAAGATCTGTGCTTGCTCACAGATATGCAGGTTAGTCCCACCCTCCAAACTTTGACTTTTCACCCCTCCACACCTCAGTATCTATTTTCCAACTAACTGTTGTCAGGAATGACAGCAAGATCGAGTCTAAGATAGGAGAGCACTTTCAACACAAGCTAAACTGTAGATCTCAAGAAAGACATTAACAAAAAGAGGATTTGAAGATGCCTGAGTTCTCACCCAAAATGATTGACCCAGCCAAGAGGACAGACTGAGAAATACAGGATGAAGCAAAGTATCCGAGTGGACAGTATGTAGGAAAAGGCATATTAAAGATTAGGGTTATTGGACTTCAAAGCCTACCCATCTGTGTCTGTCGCCTGAATTTCCTAAACCAACATAGAGACCCACTGATCTATGCCAATCCATAATATTATAGCTAGCACTCATCAGAATTGTGTTTCAGACCCACATGCTGCTGTTTTCATGcatcatttcttttcacttttacaaTACTCCTTTAAGGTAGGTCTCAACACCACCTTCATTTTCTGACAGATAAAATGAGATGCAGGGGATAAGTTAGGACCAGTGTCTCCTAGTAGTAAATGGTAGGTCTGCTGGGTCTTACACATGTTTTCTCAGAGTAAAGCTTCCCTACCCAATGCTGTACCTTATCTTCAGATCTGGCTTTGTTTGTTGCATATACCTCTAATCCTGCATTTAGCCCACATCTAAATGAGCTTATCTACTGTGCATTTATTTGtgtgtaaatcaaccatactacTCCATGCGTTAAATTCAGGGCAATAAAGATAACTAAATGTAAACTGAATGAAGtgaaaatcaattcaaaatttttaatgacatttaGGTTGAGAATCACTCAGGGTCTAAAGCTTGGCTTTATTCATTAATAGCATAACATCTATGTAACCTTGAGCAAATTATTCCGTCTCTTTGTTGTCAACTTGCCATATACACCAATGAGAAAAATAACTAATCAATCATGGAACTGATAAGAGAATTAAaagaatatgtacatataaaGCATCCAATAAGTGAGCACTACAGAAGTGTAAACTATTAGAAGACGCAAAAGATCTGATTTAGGAGACGGATTCACTGTCGGCATATGAACTTAGAAAACTTTAGTTCTAGCTGCAACACAGTTTACTCATATACAAAAACAAGAACTTGAGAAGGTGACCCATAAAGACCCTTCCTCTTCATAAGTCTACTACTGTGTAGATAAGATATCACCAAACTAAGCTGCCATGCCTATGTTACAAAAGTGGTAAATGCTGATGAAAAACTGATTGtgctaataaaataatacttGTGCATTTCAACTTCTGTGCAACTGCTTTTGTTCATGCGTCTGCTCCTTTACTTCTCTTTGCTACAGAGCATTTTATGCCTCTCAAGTCACATTCATGGAAAATAATACGGAGGGAGCTGATCTCATCCTGCTCGGACTCACAGATGACCCACAGCTGCAGGTTCCTCTGTTCGTGATCTTCACCTTCATTTACCTCCTCACTCTGATTGGGAACCTGGGGATGACCACGCTGATCCTGCTGGACTCTCGTCTCCACATCCCTATGTACTTTTTCCTCTGTAACCTGTCTCTGGTGGACTTGTTACTCCTCCACCATCACTCCCAAGGTGATGACTGGGCTCCTTATAGGAGATAAGATCATCTCCTACCATGCATGTGCGGCTCAGATGTTCTTTTTCGTAGCCTTTGCCACTGTGGAAAGTTACCTCTTGGCCTCAATGGCTTATGACCGCTACGCAGCAGTGTGCAAGCCCCTGCATTACACCGCCACCATGACCACAAGTGTGTGTGCACGCCTGGCCATAGGCTCGTACATCTTTGGTATTCTGACTGCTGCTGTCGACGTTGCGGACACATTCTGCCTCTCTTTCTGTATGTCCAATGTCGTCCatcactttttctgtgatgttCCAGCAGTCATGTCCCTGACTTGTTCAGATAAAGACATTAATGAGctgattctttttcttatttcgaGCTTTAATATCTTTTCCGCACTTCTTGTTATTTTGATTTCCTACTTGCTCATATTTACCACCATTTTGAAGATGCAATCAGCTGAAGGGTACCAAAAGGCTTTATCTACCTGTGCTTCCCACCTGGGTGCAGTGTCCATATTTTATGGGACCGTCACCTTCATGTACGTGCAGCCCAGCTCCAGCCACTCCATGGACACAGACAAAATCGCGTCTGTGTTCTATACGATGCTcatccccatgctgaaccctaTGGTCTACAGCCTAAGGAACAGAGAAGTCAAGAATGCATTCAAGAAGGTTGTCGAGAAAGCAAAATATTCTCTAGGTTTAATCTTTTAATGGTGTGACATCCACAGAAGTTATTTCATCTCCCTTAGACCTAGTCTATGTCGTAACTCAATGTTCACAGCCATGTAGGGACTCAAACAtaaaattttgtcaaatattgtttattttgttaGTTTAGGAATAGGTCCAAgctttcaaaattcaaaaatattataattattttgaataaaatattttaatgaagtaAATGTGGTTTTTGACACGTTTTAATAAGATCAAATAATATCATCATCTTAGAAGTTAATGTTTGAGTTGTTACTGAGGGTTTTCGTGAGAGAAAGCATGTTCACGTGACAATTTCCAAAAGATAAACAGTCATGTTAGACTAAAAGTGAAGAGAATATTAAGACCTTTTCTTACATTAACTTTATGACTACCATCTCTCTACATTATGTTAAAAATAGTGCAGTGATATTATTATGGCTATCTTCTtttatcttcctttccttttttcagaAATGCTTTGAAGTGGCTGATTTCACCATAATACTTAACTCGAGCTATTAGCTTGTTTTATCACTCTCCTACCCACTCACCCCCTTTAGTCACACTGATTTCTTGCTATTCCTGGACAGTGCTAAGCATACCCCTGCCTCAGAAGCTTTGTATTTGcccttttctctgcctggaatactTCTCAAGTGATTTCAGATTGCTTGTTCAATGTTATCTGTTTAGGGAAGTCATATAGGCCTTCCCTGGACTACTTTATAAAATAGTCACTTCACTCTCTTTAAGGCTTCTTCCTCAGCCTGCTTCCTTCTTCACAGTTGCCATCAACACTCAGTTCTTTTATTTGTTCACCTATTTTCGTCTATATCCCTCAACTTGAACGGAAACTCCCTGTGAGCTCTAGCTTAATCTGGTAAtttaactggaaataaaactttgaatcttaaattaaaattcattttgtttagtGTTAACAACTCAATAAATTTCAGGTTGTGTTGGTGGAAGTAAGTCATGAAAACTCTATAAACTTCAAGAGAGAGCAGGCACCCTAACAACCACTTGATAATGAGTTCAGATTTTGTAATAAATTGGCATTGCCTGGTACAACAAATACTTGAGGCATGAAGCAAAAATATCTGGAAAACGAAAAGGTTGTCTATAGATACAACTACTATCTTGATCCAAAAGACTTTTCCAAAGCTTATTATTTATGTtgtcatcatttttcttcttgttgtttctgtggattttgaataataaaaataacattaatgatgatgatggttatgtaggtagacagacagatagatttAGACAGATAGACGGCATACTTGTTAGACAGCTTTTGCCTTCCAGGATTTATGATATTTGctatttcttgttgttgttgtttagttactaagtcacatctgactctttgtacccAATGGACTAtaaagcccaccaggttcctctatctatgggattttccaggcaagaatactggagtggattgccgtttccttctctaaggaatcttcctgacccagggattgaacctgcatctcctgcactggcaggcagattctttaccactgagccaccatggaagcccatgcaTGATATTTGCTATAGGACTTATCTAATCTATAATACTCACCACAACTCTATGAAGCATGTTCTATTATTATCCCTGTTTACAGGTAGATGAGGCACCTGAGACTTAAAGCAATTGTCCCAAGGTCAGCAAGTATGTGCTAGAGTGGGGCTCCATGCCTGAGCTCTTCATTGTCATAAACAGTCTCTTGCTGTGACCTCCTATATAATCACTATCTCCTATATAATCACCTATCCTATATAATCACTCAATATGAAATTTACtgctattgcatttttctttttccttttacataaTAGAGAAAAGATAAAAGTTCAGCCTGTGGAGAGAGGAAGCCATCAACACCATATATTTTGCAACGTATGCAGCACATACAACTCACATACTCGTAGTTGTATGTGAGAAAATGAAGCACCTAGATTAAATGGATAGTATCTTTTGAACTTTAGAAATtttcattcagtttagttcaattcagtcactcagtcatgtctgactctttacaaccccatgaaccacagcacgccaggtctccctgtccatcaccaactcctggagtttacccaaactcatgtcatctCTTTTCTTGAGAAACTTTCATTATGATGAcataaaaatcttagaaaaatgtTGAGTGGATTtgtataagaaaaatattaagaaaaattgcACTGGTGGCCAAGAGATTTGGATTCACAAAtcagcctttgttttctttttcttgccttattgcactggCTTGAACCATTAATACaaggtttatttgttttttattccaaatttggaaacctgatgtgaaaaactgactccttggaaaagaccctgaagctgggaaagattgaaggcaggaggagaagaagacaacagagggtgagatggctgggtggcatcaccgactcaatggacaggagtttgaacaagctctgggagttggtgatggactgggaggcctggtgtgctgctgtccacgggggttgcaaacagtcggaaacgactcagtgactgaactgaacttaatccaaatttgctaccatgagtTCTCCTTGGGTACTGAGCCTCTGGGATATTCTCTTGTCTTACATAActtagttaatatttttatttatttatttaatttttatagttttgagatataactgacacatgacaaaaaatttaaagagtacaaagtgatttaatatatgtaaatacagtGAAATGATTGCTACAATTACTTAACATCCATCCCCTGACATAGTTACGAaatttttcccttgtgatgagaacatgTAAGATGTAGTCTATTAGCAACTTTCAAAGATACAGGACAGTGtcattaactgtagtcaccacattgtacattacatccccaggacttatttgTCTTACAGCTGGAAGCCTGTGCCTtctgaccacccccaccccagttccACCACCCATCACCCTCGCCTCCAGGGCCCCAATCCGCTCTCCCTTGCCTCTGGAAGCCACAAATATCTATTTCTGTGAGTTTGagttttttagattctacttaGAAGTGAGATCagatagtatttttctttctctggctgACTTATTCACTTCCAATAAAATGTTGATGAGAAATGATGAGGATGAAAATCCCTTTCCTGTTCTTGACcttagggaaattttcagtctctcagctttcattatgCACAGATGACTTTTTACCAGCTTTCATTATGCACAGATGACTTTTCCCTCTGATTCCTAGTTCATTAAGAATTGCTTTTTCCCCCCTAAAATCAAGGATGAATACTGGATTTTGTCCAAAGTCAATTTCTGCATCCACTAGAATTATCAAACAGTTTAATTTTTGCTTATTAATGTGGTAAATTATACTGATTGCTTTGAAATGTAAACAGTGTTAATTTTCTCTGAGAGAAACCATACTTGATTGCAGTGTAGTAATACTTTTATTGTCAAAGAAAGCAGAAGATGTTCCCGAGTATTCTTAGCTTGTTAAAAAGGTCACCAAGGGTATTGCCTAAAGTCATAGGCCAGTTTTAAATGGGATTCGTCATTCTGAGTCATCTAAATTCCTCTGTTAAAAAGAGACTACAGAGAGAGGCATAAGCCGTGGAAGGAAGACAGAGGCAAATGAGAAATCTGAGATGTTTCCATCTTCTGAGGAATATGTCCTGAAGGAGGCATTCCCAATCTGAATTCAGCCCTGAGGATGTAGATCTGGTGGGGAGATGGCTAAGGATGAGAGCAGCGTGGGCTGGGGAGCGCAGATGGGGACGTGTGGTTTCGGGAGTGATGGTGGCCCCTGTGGGGTTTGAGACAGGTGACCCCCTTCTTTGGAGAGCTTTCACCTCCTCCCTCCATCGTCCTGACTCTGCTCTGTttccctgcctcctgggctgctgCTCCTCAGCCTCCTTTGCTGGCTCCTTATTTCTGAATATCAGAGTCATCCAGGACTTAGTCATAGGTCGTCCTCTCCCTCTGAGGTCACTCCTTGGGTAATTTCATCCTGTCTCATGGCTTTAAGTGCTTGAGGTATTTGAATAAAATTCAGATTCTTTGTCATGACCTCCAAGATCCAGCCAGGTTGGGTACCCAACTACCTCCAGGACTATACTTACCTCCTCTTCCCCACAGTCCAATGCACTTACTATTCCTTCAACACATCAGACACGGTCTTATATCaggatctttatttatttattaaaggatCTGCTCTTCCCTTTTCTTGGAATGTGTTTTTCCAGATCTTGTCATGGCCCACTCCCTAATTTTATTCGATTCTCAGCTCAAATACCtgaaaaaagccttcctcagccccTGAACTTCCTTACTTAAAACAGCTGTTCCAACCTGTGACGCTGTCTGTCCCCTGACCCTGCTTTTCCTAtcacaggccttcctgtcccgCATATCAAAGCCAGCGGTGTGTCTCCATCATCTGTCTCATGCACAACGAAGCGACGGCCAGGAAGGCAGCGACGCTGCTGTTTCTCCTTTTGACTCACTATGTACTCAGAAACGTTTGCTTGGGgaagaaataacaaatatttgctggCACTTTATGTATTAGACTTTGCAAATCATTTCTACTCAAtgtatggatttttttcccccagatattTCTCTTGCAATTGTGTTACCTACACTTAGATGGCAGGGTTGTCTATTAATTTATTCACAAAGCTTAAACTTGCTTTTCTCAGGGATAGCGAACACAAAAGAACAAGAATGTTATAAAATTTCATTGCCTGTGTCTTGCACAAAATATTTATGCTTTCTAAATCTAATGAGATGAATTATTGATTAAATGCCATCTTTGCTTCTCAATTCTTAAAAatccttaatatttttttaagtttctctctTTAGTTTGTGAGTGTATTAAAGGGATAGACTGTAAATTATTCATTCTTTGTCCCAGGGCCAGACTCAGAGCGTGGTGAATAGAAGGTTTATAATAGATGTTCATTGAAAATGACAGAAGAATGATTCAGGGAAATATAAGAATTTAAGTACAGATTTATGTTTTTGTTCTGTAAAAATTGCCAAGGCTTTCATAAAAATTTGTGATTCCCTATCTTCTTAATTAGTTGTCTTTTGTGTCCCAAACTTGATCTTAATTTAATTTCTCAGGCAAACTCCCAACTTGCATTTAAGTCTATTTCTAACCAACCCAGCTTCTCCATTACTCACTGCAGATGGAGTGATATCTTAGAATGAATGCACCTTCTGTAGGATCTGTAAGACAGAGGTAATAGAGGTCCAAGTCAGGTCCACAGGGACGAGGCCCAATTCAAACCAAATGATCAAGGTCTGACCATCATGGTTCTTATTCCATCAAATATGGGCTCAATGAAATCACAATAAAGAGAGAAAGTTATAGCTCTGCCTAACTGATGTTATGCAACGTAGAAGATTCTGGCATGATGGTTTAGTGGGCAAGACAGCCTTTAttccttaaaattaaatttaaaaagtgcttttgTTCTTCCTAGAGTGATAGTCACTGTAAAATGTTAAAACGATATTATCAGATGTAGTATTACTCACTCTACCCCATGAAACAGAACCACCACTTTGGTTACATGCTGCTATATAACAAACCCCAAGTGTAAGGGGCTTAAAATAATAGTAGTCATTTGATTGTTGTGTCTCAGAGTTCTAAGAGTTGACTGAAAGCAACCAGGCAATTTTCACTCAGAGCTGTGAAATGAGATGACATTTTTGCCATCAGAGCTGAGGTTGGGATCAGCAGGAGTTTCACTCCCTCACTTGGCGGGTGCCTGGCAGGAAGGCTCAAAGCCTTGTTGGTTGGGACACCTGGTCCACCctgcacatctctctctctctgactctctggTCTCTCCAGCAGGGCGACCTCAGAATAGAGGGACTTCTTCCATGCTAATTCAGGCCCCAGAGTGCATTCTTGAGGGGGTGCTACAGGAAAGTGCACTGGGTTTTCTAAGAGCCTCGGGGATCACGCAGCACCACTCTGGGATCCTCTGTTGGTCAAAGCAACCCCCACAGTCCTGCAGGTTCAGGGGAGCGCCTCAGACTCCACCTCTTGATGAATAAGTGGCCAGTCCTTCAAGAGCATGTGGGACGGAAATGTTGTCGTATCCATTCTTGGAAAACCTAACCTGCCACCGCCGCTGTTAATGTCTTGCTGACTCTCCTCCCAGGCATCTCCTTCTGCATATTCTGTTTAACATGAGTGGATTTTAACGATACACAACTTATTTGTTCTTATCAGATCACTTGTCATTTTGCAGGTTAATAACACGGCTTGTCACACAGTGAGTTAGCAGCAGACTTGAGTCAGACCCGAAGCCTCTTGAGGACAAATCTAGGTCTAATGCTGGCCCGCGTGGAATAAAGAAAGCAGAGGTCAAGTGACGGCTCCTGTTGGAGCTATGGGGCAGGCTGGATTTTGAGATACTCGAGGAGGGATGTTAAGAGGATGTTTGGTAACCCATAGAAAAGCAGGTGGACTTTACGCCTGCTTTTTAGCAATGTAGTTTGAAGGAATTGGTAACAACTGCCCTCAAAGATGCAGTAGCTAAACTATAGGTAGTAGGTGCACTTCTTATTGTCTAAGTTATGAACACTTTTCACAGAACTCTCTAGCTGCATAGATGATCATCAATAATGTGTGTTACTGTTGTGAGTCACCATGGACATAAGGCACTTTGTTTCCAAGACCAGTGCGGTGTGGAAAAGCCCCAGCCCCGCAGTGACTGGAATAGGAAGCAGATTTCTGAAAGCTCATCAAAAGTTAAACCATCCTGTCTTTGCTAcggactctgagcagaatcatCCATTTTGCAATGGGGACAAAAGGAATTCAGACGTTCAGGGCATCACAGGGAGAACCCTTTTTCCCAGGAGGAGTCTCCTCAGGGCCCCTCTCACGTCCGTGctcctcaggctgtagatgaaggggttcgtCATGGGGGTCACCACGGTGAACAGCAGTGCCCCAACCTTGTCCCTGTTGTCAGGGTCAGGGGACGAGGGGAAGAAGTAGACCCCCACGATGGTCCCGTAGAAGAGGAACACGACTGTCAGGTGAGAGccgcaggtggagaaggctttccACCGCCCCTCGGGGCGGGAGAGTCTCAGGACAGCCCTGGCGATGCAGGCGTAGGAGACGAGGATGAGGGCGAAGGGCAGGGTGACGACCGATGAGCCCATGACAGAGAGCACGAGCTCGTGGACCGCCGTGTCTCAGCAGGACAGCCTGAGCAGCGGGGCCAAGTCACAGAAGAAGTGCGGGAGAGCGCTGCCGTCACAGAAAGCTGATCGGAGCTGCAGAAGGGTGTGTTAGGGCTCCAGTGTTACTGAGGGCCCAGGGGGTGGCGGTCAGCCAAAGGCAGAGCCTGGGTCCCATGACGGTCGTGTAGTTCAGAGGGTGGCAGATAGCCACAAAGCGGTCACAGGCCATGACCCCCAAGAGGAAGTTGTCAGTGACAACAAAGACAATGGAGAAATACATCTGTGTGATGCAGCTCTCATAAGAGATGGATGGACTCTTGGTCTGAATATTCATCAGCATTTTGGGGATTGAGGTGGAAATGGAGGAAATATCCGCCAAGGACAGGTTGGCGAGGAAGAGGTACATGGGGGTGTGAAGGTAAGAGTCCAAGCCGATGGGCAGAACGATGAGCGCGTTCCCCACCACGGTGACCAGGTACATAGCCAGGAAAAGTGCAAAGAGGAGCTCCTGCTGCCCAGGTTGGCTGAAGAGTCCCCAGAGGAGGAGCTCAGAGATGCTCGTTTGGTTTCCTTCATGCATATTTCTGCTGATCTGGAGAAAGGACCGCAAAGTCTTTACCCCCACACGAAAACCCAGTGTGGGACCATTCAACTGGGGTCATGGCAGGGAGGTGGACACTCCCTCTAGGCTGAAGGGGAATGAAGGGTGGAGAAAGATTACTTAATAAGGAACTCCGTCAGCAGTGCAGAGACTCAAGAAATGCCTTAGAAAGAAAAGTTGGGGACATGATAGATACTTATCGATGAATATGTTTTAAACTCTAACATGGTTCTGAAAGTGACTTTTACAGTTGGCTCCAAATTAGTGACAAGCCCTGAACTGAGGACAGTATATGAGTTATGTTCCGTTCTCTAAACATGTTAGATAACTCTGAAGGAATTACTTAAAAGTGAACTAACTGGTCCCAAGACCTTTCCCACTATTCACCTGCATCCTTTTGAAGAGTCATTAAAGTGATGAGTTTGGGGACTAGCCAACTGAATGTTAGGTATGCTCGTGAGAATAATTCAGGGGCCAACCCCAAAAGAACTGTTCTTGGAGAAGGTGTACAAGAAAGGGAGACCAGAAATTTACTTCATTTGTGGTTAGATGTTAGGTGAAGGGAGAAGGTTTAGGGGACACGTAGGAACCTAAACTCTTGGGTTTTCCTCTCTGTCGGAAGATGGGAGCTCCGTGCATCAGCTCACTGCTTGTATGGCAGGACCGTCCTGCATCTATCCTCACACGGGACACAGCGTGAGTTGCCCACAGGTCAAGTGGTGGCTGCGGGAAGTCACTGAGCTCAAGCCTCCTTGTTGGGACTCCAACCAGGAAGGAGCCTTTTGGGGTAGAGGAGGTTATAGAATAAGGGATCAGGGAGGGGCTGTCTTAGGAAACGGCAGTCATAGAGAGGTCAGGGAGAAAACTCATCGCCCTTGTCAAGGAAATGCTTCGTGGACGAGTCCCTGAAAGGCCTCTGAAGAATCCCAAGTGTTCTCACGATGGAGCCAGACTGCCACCCACAACTCACCACCCCCGAGTACTCCACGGCAGCAGAGAGCAGACGCCCCCTTTCCACTGCCTGTCTTCTCCTTACGGCTCCCTGCGCCACACCCCACGCTGCAGAGCTGACTCGGCTCAGAAGGGAGGACGCAGGCTGCGAAGGATGTGAAGCTGAAGTTTCTAATTGGGCTGGGCTTGTGGCCACCTGGAAGTGAGTCTTTAGTTCCAAGTTAAAACTTATTTTACAAGCTAAAAGTGATCAGAAAATGATAAGAACCTCCCAAGGTGCTACCCGGGGCAGGGGTGTGACTATTGGGAAGAAAATTGACTTGAGAGCCGAGAGGCACGCGTCTCACCTTTCTCCTCTCCTGGTATTCTCTCCCTcttggttttctctctctcctctattATCTGCAAAATCTTTGTCCCTCAAAGATTAGAGAGAGCCAAGTCTCCCCGTAGGTTTTCTTTCCGCGAAGGAGCCAGAAGAAAATCAACTCTTGATCCCAGGATTCTGGAAAACTGAAGGCAGTGAAGACTGGAGTAGGAGGTCTGGGGTCTCATTGCCCCCATGAAGCTTGACTTACAGacgggagagagacagagagagaaactaGGAGTGGAGGTGCCGAGGCCAAactaaagagagacagagaaccaGCAGGCATCTCTCCCCAACCTCAGGGCCAGACACGGAGCAGCCTTCGAGGGTCCGGGAGGGTGAAGCCCTGGGCTGGTTTGGGCTTGACTAGCATGAGCAAGTGTGTATTTTGAGCGACGACCTCTAACCTCCCCTTCCTGCCCTACCTGCCCTGCCACCAGAAGTCCTGCAAAACCCGCCCCGCGTCCCTGGGGCGCCTGCCTAGCTAGCCGAGCGCAGCAGCGCTGCGGTCTAACCGGGCTCACCTCTGGAAGAGGCCCGGACCTCAGGACGCCGCTGGGCTTAGACCAGCAGCTTAGcttgctgggggcagggctgcaggGGAGAC
This genomic interval carries:
- the LOC136174588 gene encoding LOW QUALITY PROTEIN: olfactory receptor 1S1-like (The sequence of the model RefSeq protein was modified relative to this genomic sequence to represent the inferred CDS: inserted 2 bases in 1 codon; substituted 1 base at 1 genomic stop codon); protein product: MHEGNQTSISELLLWGLFSQPGQQELLFALFLAMYLVTVVGNALIVLPIGLDSYLHTPMYLFLANLSLADISSISTSIPKMLMNIQTKSPSISYESCITQMYFSIVFVVTDNFLLGVMACDRFVAICHPLNYTTVMGPRLCLWLTATPWALSNTGALXHTLLQLRSAFCDGSALPHFFCDLAPLLRLSCXDTAVHELVLSVMGSSVVTLPFALILVSYACIARAVLRLSRPEGRWKAFSTCGSHLTVVFLFYGTIVGVYFFPSSPDPDNRDKVGALLFTVVTPMTNPFIYSLRSTDVRGALRRLLLGKRVLPVMP